In a single window of the Pontibacter russatus genome:
- a CDS encoding DsbA family oxidoreductase, giving the protein MNKQKIKIDIVSDINCPWCYVGEQRLNKAIAETNKKYEFEVSFKPFELNPNVPQEGMDRLEYFRNNYGPQILTQIESMNQRLKSAGAADGIEFNFDKLTTVNNTFNGHRLIWLAGQCGVQEQVANALFYSYFTEGLNMNDIALLTEIGIANGIPAEKLEGFFSGEAGKKEVREMEQWAQSAGITGVPAFIINDKYLISGAQPAETFHQVFAQVAPALEEIVTEGGSCDINGNC; this is encoded by the coding sequence ATGAACAAGCAGAAAATCAAAATAGACATTGTATCCGACATCAACTGCCCCTGGTGCTATGTGGGAGAACAGCGCCTGAACAAGGCCATTGCGGAGACAAACAAAAAGTACGAATTTGAGGTAAGTTTCAAGCCATTTGAGTTGAACCCCAACGTGCCCCAGGAAGGCATGGACCGGCTGGAGTATTTCCGGAATAACTACGGCCCTCAGATTCTGACCCAGATAGAGTCGATGAACCAGCGCCTGAAATCAGCGGGCGCAGCCGACGGCATCGAGTTCAACTTCGACAAGCTGACCACTGTGAACAATACCTTCAACGGTCACCGGCTAATATGGCTGGCGGGCCAGTGCGGCGTGCAGGAGCAGGTGGCGAATGCGCTTTTCTACAGCTACTTTACTGAAGGCCTGAACATGAACGACATAGCGCTATTGACAGAGATTGGTATCGCCAACGGCATTCCGGCGGAAAAGCTGGAAGGCTTCTTCAGCGGCGAAGCGGGGAAAAAGGAAGTACGCGAGATGGAGCAGTGGGCGCAGTCGGCGGGCATCACAGGCGTACCGGCCTTCATCATCAACGACAAGTACCTGATTAGCGGGGCGCAGCCCGCCGAAACGTTCCACCAGGTGTTCGCCCAGGTGGCGCCTGCCCTGGAAGAGATTGTGACAGAGGGCGGCAGCTGCGACATCAACGGCAATTGCTAA
- a CDS encoding alpha-N-arabinofuranosidase produces MKKTATTFLALACSLSVFAQNSGELTVPAKPDHEINRHIYGHFAEHLGRSIYGGFYVGEDNTKIPNTNGVRNDVVAALKKLKIPNLRWPGGCFADTYHWKDGIGPKEDRPTIVNTWWGGVTENNSFGTHDFLNMCELLGTEPYLAGNVGSGTVQELADWVQYVNFGGVSPMSNLRRENGREEPWDVKYWGVGNEAWGCGGNMTAEYYANEYRKYATFVSDWENTGNLFRIASGASSDDYHWTEVLMKNIPKSLIEGVALHHYSVIDWEKKGPSTTFTEEQYFTTMQRALLMEELIQKHTAIMDKYDPEKKIALVVDEWGGWYEVEPGTNPGFLYQQNTMRDAMIAGATLNIFNNHSDRVRMANLAQAINVLQAVILTDEEKMLLTPTYHVMEMYNVHQDAAWLPLTIKSESYAVGDAKLPAISGSASKDKNGLTHISLVNIDAKKAQEVSINIDGAKYKNVTGRVLTSKKLQDYNTFEKPDAIKPENFKGAKLKGDDLTVKLPPFSVVVLELK; encoded by the coding sequence ATGAAAAAAACAGCTACCACTTTTCTGGCGCTTGCCTGCAGCCTTTCCGTTTTTGCGCAAAACTCCGGCGAGCTCACCGTGCCCGCCAAACCAGACCACGAGATCAACCGCCATATATACGGCCACTTCGCCGAGCACCTGGGCAGGTCCATCTACGGCGGCTTCTATGTGGGAGAGGATAATACGAAAATTCCCAACACCAACGGCGTGCGCAACGATGTGGTGGCCGCGCTCAAGAAGCTGAAAATCCCGAACCTGCGCTGGCCCGGCGGCTGCTTCGCCGACACGTACCACTGGAAAGACGGCATTGGCCCGAAAGAGGATAGGCCAACGATAGTGAACACCTGGTGGGGCGGCGTGACAGAAAACAACAGCTTTGGCACCCACGACTTCCTGAACATGTGCGAACTGCTGGGCACAGAGCCGTACCTGGCTGGCAACGTGGGCAGCGGCACCGTGCAGGAACTGGCCGACTGGGTGCAGTACGTGAACTTCGGGGGCGTGAGCCCGATGTCGAATCTGCGCCGCGAGAATGGGAGGGAAGAGCCCTGGGACGTGAAGTACTGGGGCGTGGGAAACGAGGCCTGGGGCTGCGGCGGCAATATGACGGCCGAATACTACGCCAACGAGTACCGCAAATATGCCACCTTCGTGTCGGACTGGGAAAACACCGGCAACCTTTTCCGCATCGCCTCCGGCGCCAGCTCCGATGACTACCATTGGACAGAGGTGCTGATGAAGAACATCCCGAAGAGCCTGATAGAGGGCGTGGCGCTGCACCATTACTCCGTCATCGACTGGGAGAAGAAGGGCCCGTCCACCACGTTCACCGAGGAGCAGTATTTCACCACCATGCAGCGTGCGCTGCTGATGGAGGAGCTGATACAGAAGCACACCGCCATCATGGACAAGTACGACCCGGAGAAGAAGATTGCGCTGGTGGTGGATGAGTGGGGCGGCTGGTACGAGGTGGAGCCGGGCACCAACCCCGGCTTCCTGTACCAGCAGAACACGATGCGCGACGCCATGATAGCCGGCGCCACGCTCAACATCTTCAACAACCACAGCGACCGCGTGCGCATGGCCAACCTGGCGCAGGCCATCAACGTGCTGCAGGCAGTTATTCTCACGGACGAGGAGAAGATGCTCCTGACACCGACCTACCATGTGATGGAGATGTACAACGTGCATCAGGACGCCGCCTGGCTGCCGCTCACCATCAAGAGCGAGAGCTATGCGGTGGGCGATGCCAAACTGCCAGCCATATCCGGCTCGGCCTCTAAAGACAAAAATGGGCTGACGCATATATCGCTGGTGAACATCGACGCCAAAAAAGCGCAGGAGGTCTCCATCAACATCGACGGTGCGAAATACAAGAACGTGACCGGCCGCGTACTGACGTCCAAGAAGCTGCAGGACTACAACACCTTCGAAAAGCCCGATGCCATTAAGCCCGAAAACTTCAAAGGCGCCAAACTGAAGGGCGATGACCTGACCGTGAAACTGCCGCCTTTCTCGGTGGTGGTGCTGGAGCTAAAGTAA
- a CDS encoding VOC family protein yields MDEQYTVPAQTKIGHVHLKVADLDRALKFYCDLLGFELTTTYGKDAAFISAGGYHHHIGLNTWYSKNGAPPPASSTGLFHTAILYPTRKDLATIFRRLLDAEYPLSGASDHGVSEALYLADPDRNGVELYWDRPKEKWPSKPDGSLDMYTRPLDLESLLKELE; encoded by the coding sequence ATGGACGAGCAATATACCGTTCCTGCCCAGACAAAAATCGGGCATGTACACCTGAAGGTGGCCGACCTCGACCGCGCCCTGAAATTCTACTGCGACCTGCTCGGTTTTGAGCTGACCACTACTTACGGGAAGGACGCCGCTTTCATTTCGGCGGGAGGCTACCATCACCATATTGGGCTGAACACCTGGTACAGCAAAAACGGGGCGCCGCCGCCTGCCAGCAGCACTGGCCTTTTCCATACTGCTATCCTGTACCCCACCCGCAAGGACCTGGCTACCATCTTCCGCCGGTTGCTGGATGCGGAATACCCACTCTCCGGGGCATCAGACCACGGAGTGTCGGAGGCGCTTTACCTCGCCGACCCGGACCGCAACGGCGTAGAACTGTACTGGGACCGCCCGAAAGAAAAATGGCCCTCCAAACCGGATGGCTCCCTGGACATGTACACGCGCCCGCTCGACCTGGAAAGTTTGCTGAAAGAGTTGGAGTGA
- a CDS encoding HEAT repeat domain-containing protein, with product MKKAVLATLKSNRKSLWLAALVPGIILSGCKESEPVDTRIETMAPEQAAQQAASIESTVTPELADGLTLRLWGVDSLVADPIAIDMDDQGRLYYTRTNRQKNSEFDIRGHQDWEIGSIQLQTVEDKRKFLHKVLSPENSKQNEWLADLNKDGSHDWRDMTVEKEHVYRIEDTSGDGIADKSQLVVEDFNDEVTDVAGAVMAYGDDLFVGVAPDLWRIKDENGDGVADKKTSISHGYGIHVGFGGHGMSGLEMGPDGKVYWGIGDIGFNGTGPDGQKWEHPNSGVIVRANPDGSDFEVFAHGLRNTHEFVFDEYGNLISEDNDGDHPGEKERLVYVVNGSDTGWRTNWQFGKYRDPDNNTYKVWMDEQMYKPRFEGQAAYITPAIANYVSGPAGMLYNPGTALSPKYKNTFFIAEFVGNPAQSGIHAFKLKPKGASFELGETEKIMSGVLATGIDFGPDGAMYVADWIDGWNTKNHGRIWKMDDADGAAWAERQQTQKYLAEDFTKREDNELGELLKNPDMRVRQKAQFELAKRGSDGADVFKESINQTAHQLARVHGIWGISQLAREDKEYAKLLLPLLKDKDPEIRAQAAKWLGDVRYAEAGAALVPLLKDPNSRARFFAAEALGRIAYQPAVQPIIELLKANNDEDAYIRHAGSLALARIGKPAPVLALADSPSRALRIAAVVALRRMQHPGVANFLKDEDEYIVTEAARAINDDLSIKEALPALGNVLQNTRFTNEALLRRAINANLEVGTPQAMQNLLDYSQKEGAPVAMRAEAVAALSTWAKPSVLDRVDGRYRGEIKRDPVLVKNKVTDAFIKLTGHQEAPLRLSAVKAIGKLGINQASPQLFALLKNDKNPEVRVEALNALATVEDPQIGKAIEQALSDPEKSVRVAGLDMLGKTDIPEDMMVNLLADVISKRTPEEKQAAVLTLGSLPVKNTQPVFEEMLTKMENGKLPAEIHLELAEAIDSTGSEQLMARYKAISAKQSPDAVAAAFEGSLFGGDADRGRRIFFSHQTAQCIRCHSYDDLGGNAGPRLNGVSNRLTRPQLLQALIEPSARLAPGYGMVTVELKNGKSVSGVLQGEKENTLAVKVGGQPDTLIQKSDIANRVDASSSMPNMQHLLTKREIRDVVSFLATLEEDHI from the coding sequence ATGAAAAAGGCTGTTTTAGCAACCCTGAAAAGCAACCGAAAGTCGCTCTGGCTGGCCGCTTTAGTTCCGGGCATCATCCTGTCGGGGTGCAAAGAATCGGAACCTGTAGACACGCGGATAGAGACCATGGCGCCCGAGCAGGCCGCCCAGCAGGCTGCCTCCATCGAGAGCACCGTTACCCCCGAACTCGCCGATGGCCTGACACTCCGCCTGTGGGGCGTGGATTCGCTGGTGGCAGACCCGATTGCGATAGACATGGACGACCAGGGCAGGCTGTACTATACCCGGACCAACCGGCAGAAGAACTCGGAGTTCGACATACGGGGGCACCAGGATTGGGAAATCGGGTCGATACAACTGCAGACCGTGGAAGACAAGCGGAAATTTCTGCACAAGGTGCTCTCGCCCGAAAACAGCAAGCAAAACGAGTGGCTGGCCGACCTGAACAAGGACGGCTCGCACGACTGGCGGGACATGACGGTGGAGAAGGAGCACGTTTATCGCATCGAGGACACCTCGGGGGACGGCATAGCTGACAAATCGCAACTGGTGGTGGAGGACTTCAACGATGAGGTGACCGATGTAGCCGGGGCCGTGATGGCCTATGGCGACGACCTTTTTGTGGGCGTGGCGCCCGACCTGTGGCGGATAAAGGATGAGAACGGAGACGGCGTGGCGGATAAGAAAACGTCCATCTCCCATGGCTACGGCATCCACGTCGGGTTTGGCGGCCACGGCATGTCAGGCCTTGAAATGGGCCCCGACGGCAAAGTTTACTGGGGCATCGGCGACATCGGCTTCAACGGCACAGGCCCGGACGGGCAGAAGTGGGAACATCCGAACAGCGGCGTCATCGTGCGCGCGAACCCCGACGGCAGCGACTTTGAGGTATTTGCCCACGGCCTCCGCAACACCCACGAGTTTGTTTTTGACGAGTACGGCAACCTCATCAGCGAGGACAACGACGGCGACCACCCGGGAGAGAAAGAGCGCCTGGTGTACGTGGTGAACGGCTCCGACACTGGCTGGCGCACCAACTGGCAGTTCGGCAAATACCGCGACCCGGACAATAACACCTATAAAGTGTGGATGGATGAGCAAATGTACAAACCACGCTTTGAGGGGCAGGCAGCCTATATAACGCCGGCCATTGCCAACTACGTGAGCGGTCCTGCCGGCATGCTCTATAATCCCGGCACCGCCCTCAGCCCGAAGTACAAAAACACCTTTTTCATTGCCGAGTTTGTGGGCAATCCCGCGCAGTCAGGCATCCACGCGTTTAAGCTTAAGCCGAAGGGCGCTTCCTTTGAACTGGGGGAAACGGAGAAAATCATGAGTGGCGTGCTGGCCACCGGTATCGACTTTGGTCCCGACGGTGCCATGTATGTGGCCGACTGGATTGACGGCTGGAACACGAAGAACCACGGCCGCATCTGGAAAATGGACGATGCGGACGGAGCTGCCTGGGCCGAGCGCCAGCAGACACAGAAATACCTGGCCGAGGATTTTACAAAGCGAGAAGACAACGAGCTGGGCGAATTGCTGAAGAACCCGGACATGCGCGTACGCCAGAAAGCCCAGTTTGAGCTAGCGAAACGCGGCTCCGACGGTGCCGACGTTTTCAAGGAGAGCATCAACCAGACAGCGCACCAACTAGCCCGCGTGCACGGCATCTGGGGTATCAGCCAGTTGGCCCGCGAGGACAAAGAATATGCAAAACTCCTGCTGCCCCTGCTGAAAGACAAGGACCCTGAGATACGGGCACAGGCCGCCAAATGGCTGGGCGACGTGCGCTATGCGGAGGCAGGAGCGGCCTTGGTGCCGCTCCTGAAAGACCCGAACAGCCGTGCCCGTTTCTTCGCCGCAGAGGCGCTGGGGCGCATCGCCTACCAGCCCGCTGTGCAACCAATCATCGAATTGCTGAAGGCCAACAACGACGAGGACGCTTATATACGCCACGCCGGTAGCCTGGCCCTGGCGCGCATCGGAAAACCTGCCCCGGTACTGGCCCTGGCCGATAGCCCTTCACGCGCCCTGCGCATCGCTGCCGTGGTGGCCCTGCGCCGCATGCAGCACCCCGGCGTCGCTAACTTCCTGAAAGACGAGGACGAATATATCGTGACGGAGGCCGCGCGCGCCATCAACGACGATCTCTCCATCAAAGAAGCGCTTCCGGCGCTCGGCAATGTGCTGCAAAATACCCGCTTCACGAACGAGGCCCTGCTGCGGCGCGCCATCAACGCCAACCTGGAGGTAGGCACGCCGCAGGCCATGCAGAACCTGCTTGACTACTCGCAGAAAGAAGGAGCCCCGGTGGCGATGCGCGCGGAAGCCGTGGCGGCACTCAGTACTTGGGCCAAACCTTCGGTGCTGGACCGCGTGGATGGACGCTACAGAGGTGAGATCAAACGCGACCCGGTACTGGTGAAAAACAAAGTAACAGATGCCTTCATTAAACTGACAGGCCATCAGGAAGCACCGCTGCGCCTGAGCGCTGTAAAAGCCATCGGTAAACTCGGGATAAATCAGGCATCTCCACAGCTGTTTGCGCTTTTAAAGAATGACAAAAACCCGGAGGTGCGGGTAGAGGCCCTGAATGCATTGGCAACCGTTGAAGATCCGCAGATTGGCAAAGCCATCGAGCAGGCCCTCTCTGATCCGGAAAAGAGCGTGCGGGTAGCCGGGCTGGATATGCTGGGGAAGACAGACATCCCGGAAGATATGATGGTGAACCTGCTGGCCGATGTAATCAGCAAGCGAACCCCGGAGGAGAAACAGGCCGCTGTGCTGACCCTTGGCTCCCTGCCAGTTAAAAACACACAGCCGGTGTTCGAGGAGATGCTGACGAAAATGGAAAACGGGAAGCTGCCTGCTGAGATTCACCTGGAACTGGCCGAGGCGATTGACAGCACTGGATCCGAGCAACTGATGGCCCGTTACAAGGCAATCAGCGCGAAGCAGTCGCCGGACGCTGTGGCCGCCGCTTTTGAGGGAAGCCTGTTTGGGGGCGATGCTGACCGGGGCAGGAGAATTTTCTTCAGCCATCAGACGGCGCAATGCATCCGATGCCACTCCTACGACGACCTGGGCGGCAACGCAGGCCCGCGTCTGAACGGCGTGTCTAACAGGCTGACACGGCCACAACTACTGCAGGCGCTGATAGAGCCGAGTGCACGGCTGGCCCCGGGCTACGGCATGGTGACGGTCGAACTGAAGAACGGAAAGTCGGTGAGCGGTGTGCTGCAGGGCGAGAAAGAGAACACCCTTGCCGTGAAAGTAGGTGGCCAGCCGGACACGCTTATCCAGAAAAGCGATATAGCGAACAGGGTGGATGCCTCCTCCAGTATGCCGAACATGCAGCACCTTCTCACCAAAAGGGAGATACGCGATGTGGTGAGTTTCCTGGCTACCTTAGAGGAAGATCATATATAA
- a CDS encoding UxaA family hydrolase, which produces MISKILKVHPQDNVVVALADLEAGEAVVYGEESYLLKSAVPAKHKFATVDLPKGAEVTMYGVLVGKTETDVPAGSLLTTANLKHAAQDFTTGERKTAWQRPDVSKWEQMTFNGFHRADGSVGTANYWLVVPMVFCENRNLDVLEEALVNDLGYGRNKRYQLQARQLIELYKTGKSVEEILQADINLINPQQASHRLFPNVDGIKFLTHAGGCGGTRQDAQALCALLAGYITHPNVAGATVLSLGCQHAQVAMLQEEISKRAPVLGKPFYVLEQQEIGFETDMLSEALKKTFAGLMQANGNVRRPAPLSKLCLGLECGGSDGFSGISANPAIGYTSDLVVALGGSVILSEFPELCGVEQNLSDRCVNVEDAERFSYLMRTYNDRAHAVGSGFDMNPSPGNIKDGLITDAIKSAGAAKKGGTSPVTAVLDYPEKVTRPGLNLLCTPGNDVESTTAEVASGANIVLFTTGLGTPTGNPIAPVIKIATNTKLYHKMRDIIDINTGTITEGEETIEQAGARILDYIIRVASGEEEVAAVRHGQDDFIPWKRGVSL; this is translated from the coding sequence ATGATAAGTAAAATTTTAAAGGTGCATCCGCAGGATAACGTGGTGGTGGCCTTAGCGGACCTGGAAGCAGGGGAGGCCGTGGTTTATGGGGAAGAAAGTTACCTGTTGAAAAGTGCTGTCCCTGCCAAACACAAGTTTGCCACCGTGGATTTGCCGAAGGGAGCGGAGGTAACCATGTACGGCGTGCTGGTGGGTAAAACGGAGACGGACGTGCCCGCAGGTTCCCTGCTCACGACGGCCAACCTCAAACACGCTGCGCAGGACTTCACCACCGGCGAGCGCAAAACAGCCTGGCAGCGGCCGGACGTTTCGAAATGGGAGCAGATGACCTTCAACGGCTTCCACCGCGCGGACGGCAGCGTCGGGACGGCGAATTACTGGCTGGTGGTGCCGATGGTGTTCTGCGAGAACCGCAACCTGGATGTGCTGGAGGAAGCGCTGGTGAATGACCTCGGCTACGGCCGCAACAAGCGCTACCAACTGCAGGCGCGGCAACTCATCGAGCTCTATAAAACCGGCAAAAGCGTGGAGGAAATCCTGCAGGCCGATATAAACCTCATCAACCCGCAGCAGGCCTCGCACCGCCTGTTCCCGAACGTGGACGGCATCAAGTTCCTGACCCACGCGGGCGGCTGCGGCGGCACGCGCCAGGATGCGCAGGCTCTGTGTGCCCTGCTGGCGGGCTATATCACGCACCCCAATGTGGCCGGCGCCACCGTGCTGAGTCTGGGCTGCCAGCATGCCCAGGTGGCCATGCTGCAGGAGGAAATCAGCAAGCGCGCGCCTGTGCTCGGCAAACCTTTTTACGTGCTGGAGCAGCAGGAAATTGGGTTTGAGACAGACATGCTCTCCGAGGCCCTTAAAAAAACATTCGCCGGGCTGATGCAGGCGAACGGGAACGTGCGACGTCCCGCCCCGCTCAGCAAACTGTGCCTTGGCCTGGAGTGCGGCGGCTCGGACGGTTTCTCGGGCATTTCGGCAAACCCGGCCATCGGCTACACCTCCGATTTGGTGGTTGCCCTGGGCGGCTCGGTCATCCTGTCGGAGTTTCCGGAGTTGTGCGGCGTAGAGCAGAATCTGAGCGACCGCTGCGTGAACGTGGAAGACGCGGAGCGCTTTTCTTACCTCATGCGCACCTACAACGATCGGGCCCATGCCGTGGGCTCCGGCTTCGATATGAACCCATCTCCCGGCAACATCAAAGACGGCTTGATTACGGATGCCATCAAATCGGCGGGGGCGGCCAAAAAAGGAGGCACTTCGCCGGTGACGGCGGTGCTGGATTACCCTGAGAAAGTGACCAGACCGGGCCTGAACCTGCTTTGTACGCCCGGCAACGATGTGGAATCCACCACAGCCGAAGTGGCATCGGGCGCTAACATCGTGCTCTTCACCACCGGTCTGGGCACCCCAACCGGCAATCCCATTGCCCCCGTTATCAAGATTGCCACCAACACAAAGCTCTACCACAAGATGCGCGACATTATCGACATCAACACCGGCACCATCACCGAGGGCGAGGAAACGATAGAGCAGGCGGGAGCGCGCATCCTCGACTATATCATCCGGGTAGCCAGCGGCGAAGAGGAAGTAGCTGCCGTGCGCCACGGGCAGGACGACTTTATCCCCTGGAAAAGGGGTGTTTCGCTTTAA
- a CDS encoding family 43 glycosylhydrolase: MKLTFTCWLPLLLALAMGASAQDLQQNIRVHDPVLIKQDSIYCLFATGRGIAVWSSSDMENWRREDPVFPEAPVWAVAAVPTFRNHVWAPDTSHHKGRYYLYYSVSAFGKNTSAIGLATNTTLNPADEDYKWEDHGKLIQSIPGKTNWNAIDPNMVTDELGTPWLSFGSFWGGLKLVKLRKDRMSIGGRTDNLPTIASRRKNDAAEAGANAIEAPFIFRKNGYYYLFASIDYCCKGKDSTYKMIVGRAKDIQGPYLDREGESMREGGGTLVLAGDQDWHGVGHNAGI; this comes from the coding sequence ATGAAACTGACTTTTACGTGCTGGCTGCCCTTGCTGCTGGCACTGGCCATGGGGGCTTCGGCGCAGGACCTGCAACAGAACATACGGGTACATGATCCGGTGCTGATAAAGCAGGACAGCATTTATTGCCTTTTTGCTACCGGCCGCGGCATTGCCGTGTGGTCCTCCAGCGATATGGAAAACTGGCGGCGGGAGGATCCGGTTTTCCCGGAGGCGCCCGTGTGGGCCGTTGCGGCAGTCCCGACTTTCAGGAACCATGTATGGGCACCGGACACCAGCCATCACAAGGGCAGGTACTATCTCTACTATTCCGTCTCTGCCTTCGGCAAAAACACCTCCGCCATCGGGCTGGCCACCAATACCACGCTCAACCCGGCCGATGAGGATTACAAGTGGGAGGATCACGGGAAGTTAATCCAGTCAATCCCTGGGAAGACGAACTGGAACGCCATCGACCCGAACATGGTGACGGATGAGTTGGGCACTCCCTGGCTTTCCTTCGGCTCGTTCTGGGGCGGTCTGAAACTGGTGAAACTGCGCAAAGACCGCATGAGCATCGGAGGGCGCACAGATAACCTGCCGACCATTGCGAGCCGCAGGAAGAACGATGCTGCAGAGGCTGGTGCCAATGCCATCGAAGCGCCCTTTATCTTCCGGAAAAACGGCTATTATTACCTCTTTGCCTCCATCGACTACTGCTGCAAGGGAAAAGACAGCACTTATAAAATGATAGTGGGCAGGGCAAAGGATATACAAGGTCCTTACCTGGACAGGGAAGGTGAATCCATGCGCGAAGGCGGCGGCACCCTGGTGCTGGCAGGAGATCAGGACTGGCATGGGGTGGGGCATAACGCCGGTATATAG